A portion of the Polaribacter cellanae genome contains these proteins:
- a CDS encoding type III pantothenate kinase yields the protein MNLTIDVGNTRVKTAVFKRNNLVETMFFDKKKIISEIQKILKKHSISNGIISNVATISEKKMKKLQEIVNLQVVSSKMKLPFINLYKTPLTLGVDRIALVSGAVKQFPNKNVLIIDAGTCITFDFVNEKSEYLGGAISPGIHLRYKALHTFTANLPLIDVVELKEFVGKDTKESIISGVLHGVVKEIDGIIADYNNKYVDLTILLTGGDIKFLSKQLKSSIFATQNLLHKGLNEILIFNGYK from the coding sequence ATGAACCTAACAATAGATGTCGGAAATACAAGAGTTAAAACAGCTGTTTTTAAGCGAAATAACCTCGTGGAAACAATGTTTTTTGACAAAAAAAAAATAATTTCAGAAATTCAAAAAATTTTAAAAAAACATTCAATTTCTAATGGAATTATCTCAAATGTTGCGACAATTTCAGAAAAAAAGATGAAAAAATTACAAGAAATCGTCAATTTACAAGTCGTTTCCTCTAAAATGAAACTTCCTTTTATCAATTTATATAAAACTCCACTTACTTTAGGAGTAGATAGAATTGCTTTAGTTTCTGGAGCTGTAAAACAATTTCCAAATAAAAACGTTTTAATTATCGATGCAGGAACGTGTATTACTTTCGATTTTGTAAATGAGAAATCGGAATATTTAGGAGGCGCAATTTCTCCAGGAATTCATTTAAGATATAAAGCTTTGCATACTTTTACAGCCAATTTGCCTTTAATAGATGTTGTTGAATTAAAAGAATTTGTTGGAAAAGACACGAAAGAAAGTATAATTTCTGGAGTTTTACACGGAGTTGTAAAAGAGATAGATGGTATTATTGCAGATTATAATAATAAATATGTGGATTTAACAATACTTTTAACAGGAGGAGACATAAAATTCTTGTCAAAACAATTAAAAAGTAGCATATTTGCCACTCAAAATTTGCTCCATAAAGGATTAAATGAAATATTGATATTTAACGGATACAAATGA
- a CDS encoding tetratricopeptide repeat protein, translating to MKKITFLLAAMLFLNMVKTNAQDAKMECTKKYNLFLGDFKSKKYDEAYVNWIKLMDECKDLSVNIYKYGSTLAEDIRKDPALAKRVYEQRLQYFPNDNPAKVHSDYATYLADNKLASEAEVFAILEKGYNINPSKMGVKNLYLYFQGVTDRNKDTNPQKVFDTYDDVMESISKKLDIYAAKLKKLSVDTIANKKLIHAYSRNSRALGQVEGGLDHIISEIATCERLVPLYEREFEANKSNAVWLKRAVSRMFNKGCQKDPLYQKLVRAYAEASPSPEAYAFLANVLEDNGDSSGANEMREKSFNLETDPLKKAKYKLKFAHAAKDRGQFSKARSLAREALNFNPNFGRAYLFIASLYASSVNNCGGNEFEKRMVYVAALNKARRAAAVDPSISSTAGKYIRNYTANSPNQSVIFTAGATPGGKFKIKCWIGETVTIPKK from the coding sequence ATGAAGAAAATTACGTTTTTATTAGCAGCGATGTTGTTCTTAAACATGGTAAAAACAAATGCACAGGATGCAAAAATGGAATGTACAAAAAAATACAATTTATTTTTAGGTGATTTTAAATCTAAGAAATATGATGAAGCATATGTAAATTGGATAAAATTAATGGACGAATGTAAAGACTTGTCTGTAAATATTTACAAGTATGGATCTACTCTAGCAGAAGATATTAGAAAAGACCCAGCATTAGCAAAAAGAGTTTACGAACAGCGTTTACAATATTTTCCTAACGATAACCCTGCAAAAGTACATAGTGATTATGCTACGTATTTAGCAGATAATAAATTAGCTTCAGAGGCAGAGGTTTTTGCAATTCTTGAAAAGGGATACAATATCAACCCATCAAAAATGGGAGTTAAAAACTTATATTTATATTTCCAAGGGGTAACAGATAGAAACAAAGATACAAACCCACAAAAAGTTTTTGATACCTATGATGATGTAATGGAAAGTATTAGTAAGAAATTAGATATATATGCAGCTAAATTGAAGAAATTGTCTGTAGATACAATTGCAAATAAAAAATTAATTCATGCTTATTCTAGAAATTCAAGAGCTTTAGGTCAAGTAGAAGGTGGTTTAGATCATATTATTTCAGAAATAGCTACTTGCGAGCGTTTAGTACCTTTATATGAAAGAGAATTTGAAGCAAATAAATCGAATGCAGTTTGGTTAAAGAGAGCTGTTTCTAGAATGTTTAATAAAGGTTGTCAAAAAGACCCATTGTATCAAAAATTAGTAAGAGCGTATGCAGAAGCTTCTCCATCTCCAGAGGCTTATGCTTTCTTGGCAAATGTGTTGGAAGATAATGGAGATTCTTCTGGAGCGAATGAAATGAGAGAGAAATCATTTAATTTAGAAACAGATCCTTTAAAGAAAGCAAAGTATAAATTAAAGTTTGCACATGCAGCAAAAGATAGAGGTCAGTTTAGCAAAGCAAGAAGCTTAGCTAGAGAAGCATTAAATTTCAATCCAAATTTTGGTAGAGCTTATTTATTTATCGCAAGTTTATACGCTTCTAGTGTTAACAATTGTGGTGGTAACGAATTCGAAAAAAGAATGGTATATGTTGCTGCTTTAAATAAAGCAAGAAGAGCAGCAGCTGTAGATCCTAGTATTTCTTCTACTGCTGGGAAATATATTAGAAATTATACAGCGAACTCACCAAATCAATCTGTAATTTTTACAGCTGGTGCAACTCCAGGAGGTAAATTTAAAATAAAATGTTGGATTGGAGAAACAGTTACAATTCCAAAAAAATAG
- the lptC gene encoding LPS export ABC transporter periplasmic protein LptC, with product MRNYLQIALKSITVYVFTVMLFSCSNSTEEVRNFLEEKNLPIGKAKDAYHVYKDSGRITSKLITPLLLDYSNRKEHPYNEFPKGLKIINFENKGKDSVTVIGDYALTYSKTEISEIKGNVVVINHTDKSRLETDQLFWDQKTKYFVSEAPFTMYQNKDTIVGIGFECKEDLTKHLAKKTTGRLETKEE from the coding sequence GTGAGAAACTACCTACAAATAGCATTAAAAAGCATTACTGTATACGTTTTTACAGTAATGCTTTTTTCTTGTTCTAACTCTACAGAAGAAGTTCGTAACTTTTTAGAGGAAAAAAATCTTCCAATTGGTAAAGCAAAAGATGCATACCATGTTTATAAAGATTCTGGACGAATTACCTCGAAATTAATTACACCTTTGTTGTTAGATTATAGCAATCGAAAAGAACATCCTTACAACGAGTTTCCAAAAGGATTAAAAATTATTAACTTTGAAAACAAAGGAAAAGATTCTGTAACAGTTATTGGCGATTATGCTTTAACATATTCGAAAACCGAAATTTCGGAAATAAAAGGAAATGTTGTTGTAATAAATCATACAGATAAATCGAGATTAGAAACAGACCAGCTTTTTTGGGATCAAAAAACAAAGTATTTCGTTTCTGAAGCCCCTTTTACAATGTATCAAAATAAAGATACAATTGTTGGAATTGGGTTCGAGTGTAAAGAAGATTTAACCAAACATTTAGCCAAAAAAACAACAGGAAGATTAGAAACTAAAGAAGAATAA